ATGCCGATCCCATCGAATGAGGCCTCAAAATCCTCCCGCACCCTCGTCATCGCTTCCGCATCGATATATATCGAATGGGGATCGAGTTCATCGAGCATGCCGTGGATGGCGCTTTCCGTCAACTGCGACGAAGAAACCTCCTGCACGTAACGCTCATTGATCATGAGGTACGCGTCTTCGAGTTTTCTGAGCGATTCAGCCGTATTATCCCAGGAGATAACGGAATCCAGCTCGAAACCAAGCACTATGCCCACGGCCAAAACGACGGAGCCGAAGGTCAACACCTTCCGATACTGCTTCATGGTCGATCCCTTCGTTCCGGTGGGAAAAATCTCCCGCACCGAAAAGTGTGAACATTTTTTTTAATCCCCACAAAGACTCCCGCGTAAAAGCAGGAGCGCCAGCGCACCGCTTCCTGCCAGTACATAATACGCCAGGGTCTGTTAAAGAAAGGCAGCGTTTGTGATACAGGAAGCCCTTACACAGGATCCCATACCCGGTTCGTTCGTGAACGTTTTATGACCACCAACAAAGAGATTGCCCGCCTTCTTAAAGAAACCGCCGCACTCATCGAGATTACCGGCGGCAACGTATTCCGGGCCCGTGCTTTTGCAAGCGCGAGCCGGGCCATCGGGCGGCTGGAAAAGGAGGTAGCAACACTCACCGCCAATGACTCGCTTGAGGAATTGCCCGGCATCGGGACCGGCCTGGCGGCGCAAATAGGAGAGATTCTCGAACGCGGCTCTTTCGATCTGTATGAGGAATTGCTCAGCGCCATCCCGCCCGGGCTTCCCGACATCCTGCGTATCAAGGGGCTTGGGGCCAAAAAAGTGAGGCGACTCTGGCAGGAACTGGATATTACCTCCGTAGAGGAACTGGAACAAGTCGCTACCAGCGGGCGCCTTGCCGATCTGAGCGGATTCGGCCCGAAAATACAGGCAACAATTCTCAAAAATATTCGCCTCCTTAAACAATATGAGGGACGGCGGCGATACGATCAGGCCCTGACAGAAGCCTTGCATTGTCTCGAAGCAATCCGGGGCATAGACGAAATCCTCGAAGCCCATCTGGCGGGGGGACTCCGCCGAAGCCTCGACACGGTAGACCGTATAGTCATTGTAGCCGTGGCTGCCGACCCCGAACAAGCTTGCCGTGCACTGGCCGGCTGGTGGACGGCTTTAGAGAAGGATGCAGGCAAAGAACACATCCTCCTGACTGCGCTTCCTGATGGATTCCCTCTGCGCATTCATGTAACGACTCCGGAGCAGTATGGAGCAACCCTGTGGAAAGCAACCGGATCCCAAGCGCATGTGGCCGCTGTCCGGAACCGGTTTAACCTTCCCGCTGAAGCACACTCCGAACACGCATTGTTCGAAGCCGCCGGGATTCCATTCATAGATCCGGCTGTCCGGGAAAATACGGGAGAGATCGAGGCTGCTGCACAAAATGAACTACCGGACCTGATCGAGTACGAAGATATTCGGGGGACACTG
The sequence above is drawn from the Bacteroidetes bacterium SB0662_bin_6 genome and encodes:
- the polX gene encoding DNA polymerase/3'-5' exonuclease PolX yields the protein MTTNKEIARLLKETAALIEITGGNVFRARAFASASRAIGRLEKEVATLTANDSLEELPGIGTGLAAQIGEILERGSFDLYEELLSAIPPGLPDILRIKGLGAKKVRRLWQELDITSVEELEQVATSGRLADLSGFGPKIQATILKNIRLLKQYEGRRRYDQALTEALHCLEAIRGIDEILEAHLAGGLRRSLDTVDRIVIVAVAADPEQACRALAGWWTALEKDAGKEHILLTALPDGFPLRIHVTTPEQYGATLWKATGSQAHVAAVRNRFNLPAEAHSEHALFEAAGIPFIDPAVRENTGEIEAAAQNELPDLIEYEDIRGTLHNHSTWSDGMHTLRQMIDAAYARGYSYYGVCDHSQSLVIANGLSIEQVHEQQKEIRELNQAYGNDFRIFSGTECDILADGSLDYPDDVLASFDLVVAAIHTRFEMSEKEATERLIRAIENPYTMILAHPTGRLLLRREGYPIHHEKVIDACAANGVALELNANPYRLDLDWRWIRHATERGVIISINPDAHAIDQLDYMKLGVSIARKGWLTPEQCLNAKGLDEFSSWLDRKRSRHSYETI